A single window of Aminobacterium mobile DSM 12262 DNA harbors:
- the proS gene encoding proline--tRNA ligase: MARNITPRGKDYSQWYLDVIKAAELADYAPVRGCMVIRPTGYALWESIQRYFDEAFKETGHVNAYFPLLIPNSFLEKEAEHVEGFSPECAVVTHAGGEPLEEPFVIRPTSETVIGYMYSKWIQSWRDLPILINQWANVMRWEKRPRLFLRTSEFLWQEGHTAHATKEEAMEETLKMLRVYEKIMKEVLALPIIPGEKTAGERFPGALNTFTCEAMMSDTKALQAGTSHFLGQNFSKAFNIQFQNQDGEQEYAWTTSWGVSTRLIGALIMTHSDDDGLIIPPRIAPNKVAILPISTNDDVIEKTLLPKALELADKLNTALGGRYVVVDKQFHMRPGDRFFSHLQKGVPLRLELGEKDFSAGTVRVVRRDTGDRKDIPLNDVVIKVPEILEDIQHSLFNKALSFRKEHTSFASSFDEFKIRLEEEGGFIETFFAGTPEDEKKIKEETGATPRCIPLGDAETGNCFLTGASNARKTIFAKAY; this comes from the coding sequence ATGGCACGGAACATAACCCCTAGGGGGAAAGATTATTCCCAATGGTATCTTGATGTCATTAAGGCAGCGGAGCTTGCAGATTATGCCCCCGTAAGAGGGTGTATGGTTATTCGTCCCACTGGATATGCTCTTTGGGAATCGATACAGCGTTATTTTGATGAAGCTTTTAAAGAAACAGGCCATGTAAATGCCTATTTCCCTCTTCTTATACCCAATTCTTTTTTAGAGAAAGAGGCAGAACATGTTGAGGGGTTTTCTCCAGAGTGTGCAGTTGTTACTCATGCCGGAGGAGAGCCACTTGAGGAACCCTTTGTTATTCGTCCCACTTCAGAAACAGTGATTGGTTATATGTACAGTAAATGGATTCAATCATGGCGTGATCTTCCCATATTGATCAACCAGTGGGCCAATGTTATGCGATGGGAAAAACGGCCTCGACTCTTTTTGCGAACATCAGAATTCCTTTGGCAGGAAGGGCATACTGCCCATGCAACGAAAGAGGAAGCCATGGAAGAAACTCTTAAGATGTTGCGTGTCTACGAAAAAATAATGAAAGAGGTCTTGGCTCTCCCTATTATTCCAGGGGAAAAAACGGCAGGGGAACGTTTCCCAGGGGCTCTCAATACCTTTACCTGTGAAGCTATGATGAGTGATACGAAGGCTCTTCAGGCAGGTACAAGCCATTTCCTTGGGCAAAATTTCTCCAAGGCTTTTAATATACAGTTTCAAAATCAGGATGGAGAGCAGGAATATGCTTGGACTACAAGCTGGGGTGTTTCAACGCGATTAATAGGGGCTTTAATCATGACTCATTCCGACGATGATGGGCTTATTATTCCTCCTCGCATAGCTCCTAATAAGGTTGCTATCCTTCCTATTAGTACGAATGATGATGTTATTGAAAAAACGTTGTTGCCTAAAGCTCTGGAGTTGGCGGACAAACTTAATACAGCCTTAGGCGGACGATATGTTGTTGTAGATAAACAGTTCCATATGCGTCCTGGGGATCGTTTCTTCTCTCATCTTCAGAAAGGAGTTCCTTTGCGCTTAGAACTTGGGGAAAAAGATTTTTCTGCAGGTACTGTTCGTGTGGTTCGAAGAGATACTGGAGATCGAAAAGATATTCCTTTAAACGATGTGGTAATAAAAGTTCCCGAAATCCTTGAAGATATTCAGCACTCTCTCTTCAATAAAGCTCTTTCTTTTAGAAAAGAGCACACCTCTTTTGCTTCTTCCTTCGATGAGTTTAAGATTCGGTTGGAGGAAGAAGGAGGTTTTATAGAGACGTTTTTTGCCGGAACCCCGGAGGATGAGAAGAAGATCAAGGAAGAAACAGGCGCTACTCCTCGGTGTATTCCGCTGGGGGATGCTGAGACGGGGAACTGTTTCTTGACAGGTGCTTCTAATGCTAGAAAGACTATTTTTGCTAAGGCATATTAG
- a CDS encoding nitroreductase family protein gives MDFEELVQKRYSVRKYSPQPVSVPIIEKCLEAARLAPSACNSQPWTFLVAHTPDKVASLAHAAFGGAYSMNSFAASAPVLLVVITERSRYSSALGGLFRGVQFSLMDVAIACEHIVLQATDFGLGTCMLGWLNERAVKKELNLPRSTKIDIMISMGYPSENKRTLSKPRKTMEEIRHFL, from the coding sequence TTGGACTTTGAGGAGCTTGTTCAAAAAAGATACAGTGTGAGAAAATACAGTCCACAGCCAGTGTCTGTACCTATTATAGAGAAGTGCTTAGAAGCAGCTCGTTTAGCGCCTTCCGCCTGTAACTCTCAGCCGTGGACCTTTTTGGTAGCTCATACTCCTGATAAAGTAGCTTCTTTAGCTCATGCCGCTTTTGGAGGAGCATATTCAATGAACTCTTTTGCCGCCTCCGCTCCTGTGCTATTGGTTGTTATTACAGAACGTTCTCGATACTCTTCTGCTCTTGGAGGATTATTCCGAGGGGTCCAATTTAGCCTTATGGATGTAGCAATTGCTTGCGAGCACATAGTTCTACAAGCAACAGACTTCGGTTTAGGGACATGTATGCTTGGCTGGTTAAATGAAAGAGCTGTAAAAAAGGAACTCAATCTTCCCCGTTCGACAAAAATTGATATCATGATCTCTATGGGGTACCCCAGCGAAAATAAAAGGACTTTATCAAAACCTCGAAAGACTATGGAAGAGATTCGCCACTTCCTTTGA
- a CDS encoding patatin-like phospholipase family protein translates to MSYIKRMCVGFILLICFLGNNSPCSAFSRGGIVLALSGGGTKGLAHIGVLQVLEENNIPIAGIVGTSMGAIIGGLAASGYTGIELEEVVDNIDLGSLLAEKDASMVLPLGERTSENSAIPWFSLGSRRGIGGALGGFSGVKLLEKFSQMAARVQVIRFSELPIPFAAVATDLETGEKVVLQSGSLASAMRASMAIPALFEPWPVGGRLLVDGGLVSNLPVLTAKELFPGCPVIAVNVTSEKKSRSELRTLVDVVDQSITVLTQQNVEREIREADLVLTPAVGKLPLFDATQADLVIAAGRKETLTHLKAIVSLAQTAPEIPPRWKQPSQVLMDICVRGLPDRECKGLRTKYFSEIGKPIDPQWILRVNKEISRRMDVLAVDYHLEEDHGGAVVVFSVQRRPQSEVRIGGYTTNLHPYRWLYVNSIHRDIYKDGDALKLNLKIGTQWAADVGYLSSSELSKAWEVNLSAQRWELTPRNVSEEREWDRYGLGVTRHFTMGNVLAGAGLGGERVHYKGKDEDSWGPTFYLTYNTLDDMMDPTKGSMMRVAFWWPDYDELLYRMNLFFVTSFSENWRLYLRGGFAEGDMTEAGHAVYLGAAEELYSYADKPIEAERMIWVNAGLRRVFLRSWWGNLTAELFGGAGWTYDNGGSRLDSVWETGLSLSAPGHFFDGRLMFLYNDQSDFKVGFFIGKPIWSHYPLP, encoded by the coding sequence ATGTCATATATAAAACGTATGTGTGTCGGCTTTATACTGTTAATCTGTTTCCTTGGAAACAATTCCCCCTGTTCAGCTTTTTCTCGCGGGGGAATAGTCCTCGCTCTATCTGGTGGCGGAACAAAAGGGCTTGCCCACATAGGTGTGCTTCAGGTTTTAGAAGAAAACAATATTCCTATCGCTGGAATTGTGGGGACAAGTATGGGGGCTATTATTGGAGGATTAGCTGCAAGTGGTTACACGGGCATAGAGTTGGAAGAAGTTGTGGATAATATTGATTTAGGGAGCTTGCTTGCGGAAAAAGACGCCTCCATGGTTCTGCCGTTGGGAGAGAGAACTTCTGAGAACAGTGCGATTCCTTGGTTTTCCCTGGGTAGCCGCAGGGGGATAGGAGGAGCTCTTGGCGGGTTTTCCGGGGTCAAGCTTCTAGAAAAATTTAGTCAGATGGCTGCTCGCGTACAAGTTATTCGTTTTTCAGAACTTCCTATACCTTTTGCTGCAGTTGCTACGGACTTAGAGACAGGAGAGAAAGTTGTTCTTCAGAGTGGTAGCTTGGCTTCAGCGATGAGAGCGTCTATGGCTATCCCTGCTCTTTTTGAGCCATGGCCTGTTGGTGGGCGCCTCCTTGTCGATGGTGGGCTTGTATCGAATCTTCCTGTGTTGACAGCCAAAGAACTTTTTCCTGGTTGTCCTGTCATAGCTGTAAATGTAACGAGTGAAAAAAAGTCTCGCTCGGAGTTGCGTACTCTTGTGGACGTGGTGGATCAATCAATTACCGTTTTAACGCAACAGAATGTAGAGAGAGAAATTCGAGAAGCGGATTTAGTTTTAACACCAGCAGTGGGGAAGCTCCCTCTTTTTGATGCTACTCAAGCGGATCTTGTTATTGCAGCAGGTCGGAAGGAGACATTAACCCACCTCAAGGCAATAGTGAGTTTAGCACAAACGGCTCCTGAAATTCCTCCTCGTTGGAAACAACCTTCACAGGTTTTAATGGATATTTGTGTTCGTGGCCTGCCAGATAGGGAGTGCAAAGGGCTTCGAACGAAGTATTTTTCTGAAATAGGAAAACCGATAGATCCTCAATGGATATTAAGAGTTAATAAAGAGATATCCCGGCGTATGGATGTTCTGGCAGTGGATTATCACTTGGAAGAAGATCATGGCGGAGCTGTTGTGGTTTTTTCTGTTCAGCGCCGCCCGCAATCGGAAGTTCGAATAGGGGGATACACTACGAATCTTCATCCGTACCGGTGGCTTTATGTGAACAGTATTCATAGGGATATTTATAAAGATGGAGACGCATTGAAGCTTAATCTTAAAATTGGAACGCAGTGGGCTGCAGATGTGGGCTATCTCTCCTCTTCAGAGCTCTCTAAAGCCTGGGAAGTCAATCTTTCTGCTCAGCGTTGGGAACTTACGCCTCGTAATGTTTCTGAAGAGCGGGAATGGGATCGATACGGTTTGGGAGTTACACGCCATTTCACTATGGGAAATGTTTTAGCTGGCGCTGGTTTAGGCGGGGAGAGGGTCCATTATAAAGGTAAAGATGAAGATTCTTGGGGACCTACGTTTTATCTAACGTATAATACCCTAGATGACATGATGGATCCTACGAAAGGCAGCATGATGAGAGTCGCTTTTTGGTGGCCTGATTATGACGAGTTGTTATATAGAATGAACTTGTTCTTTGTAACATCTTTCTCTGAAAATTGGCGTCTCTACTTAAGAGGTGGTTTTGCAGAGGGAGATATGACAGAGGCTGGTCATGCTGTCTATCTTGGCGCTGCTGAAGAACTCTATAGTTATGCCGATAAGCCTATTGAAGCGGAGCGCATGATATGGGTCAATGCTGGCCTTCGAAGAGTTTTCCTCCGCAGTTGGTGGGGAAATCTTACTGCAGAGCTTTTTGGAGGAGCTGGGTGGACTTACGATAATGGAGGTTCCCGCCTTGACAGTGTTTGGGAAACAGGCCTTTCTCTATCGGCTCCGGGGCACTTTTTCGATGGTCGCCTCATGTTCCTGTATAATGACCAGAGTGATTTTAAAGTAGGTTTCTTTATTGGGAAGCCTATATGGAGCCATTATCCCCTGCCCTAG
- a CDS encoding Na/Pi cotransporter family protein: protein MFPVGISYALILAGITILLYGLEESNWAFRRSLGSRGRGLLSRLGNRKSSAFSLGVILSAIAQSGSAATAFAVGLVDIHALPYEGAILVMMGASVGSTLLVPLLAIDIDVMAPIFLMGGFVLCHLKKEDFRKIGWVVRGIALILTGMFLLKLGSSIALEGSPIGFFIARLVARPFWLGVTAFFLSAITQGASGVMAIGIALISAGVASAEAFFPLVLGARLGSSIIVLFFSVGTRPNARRLAWLSFVYRCLGVAAGYLCMPLILQGTSFFIPVPEMKLAVYQIGVSILNVLIFSPFVRQSALVSGRWFSEEEAWDPEEAMYLDDSLTDFPSLAVPLLAKEMTRLANYVETFIYMLFFAPHYKDQILKLQRGIPALLQQCSDYMFAIPVPLDDPEQKTSYSAISYSLIAMADLVEITTGRLYKLWRNGAGEGSARNIEEKMWEEYVQSFMGVVRYSMRAFALDDEESVHKALSVEKIFKNYDQQIRQTLIVQGRLFVDRKDSLDWRLLTVLRVAVSAALEVAWGSRFRGMKLHLEGSDGIVLQKEAGEI from the coding sequence ATGTTTCCCGTAGGAATTTCTTACGCTTTAATATTAGCAGGAATAACAATTCTTCTGTATGGCCTAGAAGAAAGTAATTGGGCCTTTCGAAGAAGTTTAGGAAGCCGTGGACGAGGGCTATTGTCTCGTTTAGGCAATAGAAAGTCTTCTGCCTTTTCTCTTGGGGTTATTCTATCGGCAATAGCTCAGAGTGGTTCTGCCGCAACAGCTTTTGCTGTTGGATTGGTCGATATCCATGCATTGCCTTATGAGGGTGCTATCCTCGTCATGATGGGGGCAAGTGTGGGGTCTACCCTTTTGGTTCCTCTTCTCGCTATTGACATAGATGTGATGGCTCCTATTTTTTTGATGGGAGGTTTTGTCCTCTGTCATCTGAAGAAAGAGGATTTTCGTAAAATAGGGTGGGTAGTGAGAGGTATTGCTCTGATCCTTACAGGGATGTTTCTTCTTAAATTGGGTTCTTCTATTGCTTTGGAAGGCTCTCCTATCGGCTTCTTTATTGCTCGTCTTGTTGCAAGACCTTTTTGGCTGGGCGTAACGGCTTTTTTCCTTTCAGCCATAACACAAGGAGCGTCTGGTGTAATGGCTATTGGCATCGCTCTTATATCGGCAGGAGTGGCATCGGCGGAGGCCTTCTTCCCCCTCGTATTAGGGGCACGCCTTGGCTCCAGCATTATAGTTTTATTTTTTAGCGTGGGAACCCGTCCCAATGCCCGGCGTCTTGCCTGGCTCTCTTTTGTTTATCGTTGCCTCGGTGTTGCGGCGGGATACCTTTGTATGCCTTTGATCCTTCAGGGAACGAGTTTCTTTATTCCAGTTCCAGAGATGAAACTGGCTGTATATCAGATAGGAGTGAGTATTCTTAACGTTCTCATTTTTTCCCCCTTTGTAAGGCAGTCAGCACTTGTAAGTGGAAGGTGGTTTTCGGAAGAAGAGGCCTGGGATCCAGAGGAGGCCATGTATTTGGATGATTCTCTTACAGATTTCCCTTCGTTAGCGGTGCCGCTTCTTGCGAAAGAAATGACTCGTCTTGCTAATTATGTGGAAACATTTATTTATATGCTTTTTTTTGCACCTCATTATAAAGATCAGATTCTTAAACTTCAGCGAGGAATACCAGCGTTGTTGCAACAGTGCTCAGATTACATGTTTGCAATACCAGTTCCTCTTGATGATCCAGAACAAAAGACATCGTATTCCGCAATTTCGTATTCTCTTATAGCAATGGCTGACCTAGTAGAAATTACTACGGGTAGATTGTATAAGTTATGGAGAAACGGGGCTGGAGAAGGTAGTGCCAGAAATATAGAAGAAAAAATGTGGGAAGAGTACGTCCAATCGTTTATGGGTGTAGTCCGATATAGTATGCGAGCTTTTGCTCTTGACGATGAAGAGAGCGTTCATAAGGCTCTAAGTGTAGAGAAGATTTTTAAAAATTATGATCAACAGATACGACAAACTTTAATTGTTCAGGGTCGGCTTTTCGTGGATCGTAAAGATTCTCTGGATTGGAGGTTACTTACGGTATTGAGGGTGGCTGTAAGTGCTGCTCTCGAAGTGGCCTGGGGGAGCCGATTCCGGGGAATGAAACTTCATTTAGAAGGAAGTGACGGTATTGTTCTTCAAAAAGAAGCAGGAGAAATCTAA
- the phoU gene encoding phosphate signaling complex protein PhoU: protein MFFKKKQEKSKLTPEMILYSGDKKRILEMVHQMGEEATNAVSEAVRSLIECDSDLARHVIDNDDSIDILEVDIEQECLGSIAMRQPVRENLRFVFAVAKIITDLERIGDEAVNIAERACFLNQYPLLKPLIDIPKMMNISTNMLRDALKAFETNDAELAKKVFLKDQDLDVLYYNIFEELIQIIAARPKGDCVTVQCAAALMWVGRHLERVGDHASNVAEKTYFIATGERLKQILGEKQKDTGAEKDLSSGI, encoded by the coding sequence TTGTTCTTCAAAAAGAAGCAGGAGAAATCTAAGTTAACGCCGGAGATGATTCTTTACTCTGGAGACAAGAAGCGCATTCTCGAAATGGTTCATCAAATGGGAGAAGAGGCTACCAATGCCGTATCGGAAGCGGTACGTTCCCTTATAGAGTGTGACAGCGATCTTGCCCGACACGTTATAGATAATGATGATTCTATCGATATTTTGGAAGTAGATATAGAGCAGGAGTGTCTTGGTTCTATAGCGATGAGACAACCAGTAAGAGAGAACCTTCGTTTTGTATTTGCCGTTGCGAAGATTATTACCGATCTAGAACGGATTGGAGATGAGGCTGTAAATATAGCAGAGAGGGCCTGTTTCCTTAATCAGTATCCATTGCTGAAACCATTGATAGATATTCCCAAAATGATGAATATTTCCACAAACATGTTGCGTGACGCATTGAAGGCTTTTGAAACTAATGATGCAGAGCTCGCAAAAAAAGTTTTTCTAAAGGATCAGGATCTCGATGTTCTTTACTACAATATTTTTGAAGAACTGATACAGATCATAGCTGCTCGGCCAAAAGGAGATTGTGTTACAGTGCAATGTGCTGCAGCCCTCATGTGGGTCGGACGCCACTTAGAGCGCGTGGGGGACCACGCCTCAAATGTGGCAGAAAAAACGTATTTTATAGCGACAGGGGAACGATTGAAACAGATTTTGGGAGAGAAACAAAAAGATACCGGCGCTGAAAAGGATCTTTCATCAGGTATATGA